The following nucleotide sequence is from Lentisphaerota bacterium.
CACTCTAGCCATTCGAGAAACCCGGTAAGCGCGAGCTCGTGGTCTCCGACACCCCCAAGACCACCACCCGCTTCACCCTCGACGGCTCGCCCGCGCTGGTGAGCCTCACCGGCCCGAGCGGAACGACCAACGCGGTGGCGCTGGGCAACCTACGGTTCGAGATGCGTTATCCGGGGAAAGCGCGTGTGTGGGTATGTGAATCGAGTCTGTGGGGACAGAGAACGCGTAGCGCCCATTTTTCCTGATTTCCAGATTCAAACGACCCGATCAGGGACATGCGTCCGGTCCGTCCCAGATACACACACTGAGATCTGTCTGCACCTGCCACGTAACCATCAGAGGAGAGATCAACATGGTCGAGCAGAAAATGGTTGAAGTATGGATCGCTGCGCGGAAGTCCAGGTTTCAAATCGAGAACAAACTTACGACCTATGGCGTACCACCAGATGAAGCCGCCGCACTGATCGAAGGAAACCACTATTGACGACAACCGCAAATTAGATTACATTGTACACTGATTGAAAGGACGGACATGCTGACGTTCATAGAGGCGACGCTCTTCACAAAGCGGATCATCGAACTCGGGGCCGAAGAGACCTACCGGGCCTTGCAGAATGAACTCGCAGCTAACCCCGATGCGGGCGACGTGATCCCGGGAATGGGCGGACTGCGCAAGATTCGCCTGTCGCTACCCGGAAGGGGCAAGCGTGGCGCGGCAAGGACGCTGTACCTGCTTTTCACGC
It contains:
- a CDS encoding type II toxin-antitoxin system RelE/ParE family toxin, with the protein product MTFIEATLFTKRIIELGAEETYRALQNELAANPDAGDVIPGMGGLRKIRLSLPGRGKRGAARTLYLLFTRAETIVFLMVYTKNDFEDLPPDVKKAVRQRIAIIRQEFEP